In Novipirellula caenicola, one genomic interval encodes:
- a CDS encoding TVP38/TMEM64 family protein, giving the protein MHWRRWLVVVLLLIVVIGWLGFGDKLSLDPIFEREDALRSYVQQHPIWSPISGFAIYLALSLVPGTPGKSIVYGWLFGFWIGLVISSTALTIAAVINFLIVRYLLRSVVEAKLSKIIEAIDRAISRNGGSYLLSLRLVHAPYSLVNYASGATAVPVTTFAWTTWVGMLPGTIVFVLAGSQLPTLRTMAQQGVWSIVDLKLLGLLSLFALLPIGTRWALRRFPHGHQELDEDSLSQRL; this is encoded by the coding sequence ATGCATTGGCGTCGTTGGCTCGTCGTGGTTTTGTTGCTGATCGTGGTGATCGGATGGCTTGGTTTCGGCGACAAATTGTCGTTGGATCCGATCTTTGAACGAGAGGACGCGTTACGCAGCTATGTCCAGCAACATCCCATTTGGTCGCCAATATCCGGGTTTGCCATCTATCTGGCGCTGTCCTTAGTACCAGGAACGCCTGGTAAATCAATTGTCTATGGTTGGTTGTTTGGGTTTTGGATTGGATTGGTCATTTCTAGCACGGCGTTGACGATCGCAGCCGTGATTAATTTCTTAATCGTTCGTTATCTGTTGAGAAGCGTGGTAGAGGCAAAGTTGTCAAAGATTATCGAGGCGATCGACCGAGCGATCTCGCGAAACGGAGGCAGTTACCTGCTTTCGCTTCGGCTTGTCCATGCTCCTTATTCGTTGGTCAATTACGCATCGGGGGCGACCGCAGTACCGGTCACCACGTTCGCTTGGACAACGTGGGTAGGAATGTTGCCAGGCACGATCGTGTTTGTGCTCGCCGGTTCCCAATTGCCCACCTTACGGACGATGGCCCAGCAAGGTGTATGGAGTATCGTGGATTTGAAACTGCTCGGCCTACTTTCGCTCTTTGCGCTGCTACCGATCGGGACGCGGTGGGCACTGCGACGGTTTCCGCATGGTCATCAAGAATTGGACGAAGACTCACTCTCTCAACGCTTGTAA
- a CDS encoding CDP-alcohol phosphatidyltransferase family protein translates to MSPTASSKAVSVPRPPDRWATLPNALCVIRFIGSWVMVGVAVAGLPHWVVGMFLFLAATDWVDGKLAILLDQRSSIGPKIDTIADVTLYACLLLSLVYLRSDLLLQEAGWIGLAVLSYAGSCGFSLLKFKRFPSYHTRAAKTCWLLMIVGVIAVFLQWSTWPLRIAMLGVTLTNIEAMLITATLKQPESDIRSFRQARRQRHRLTP, encoded by the coding sequence ATGAGTCCGACTGCAAGTTCCAAGGCCGTTTCGGTGCCACGGCCGCCCGATCGATGGGCGACGCTTCCCAATGCCCTTTGCGTTATTCGATTTATCGGTTCATGGGTGATGGTCGGAGTTGCCGTTGCAGGATTGCCACACTGGGTGGTTGGGATGTTTCTCTTCCTTGCCGCAACCGACTGGGTGGATGGCAAACTAGCGATCTTGCTCGACCAACGATCTTCGATTGGCCCGAAAATTGACACCATTGCTGATGTCACGCTGTACGCGTGTTTGCTGCTATCGCTTGTCTATCTGCGCAGCGACTTGCTGCTTCAGGAAGCGGGGTGGATTGGTTTGGCGGTGCTTAGCTATGCGGGGTCATGTGGTTTCAGTTTGCTCAAGTTCAAGCGATTCCCTAGCTACCATACCCGCGCAGCAAAAACATGCTGGTTGCTGATGATTGTCGGAGTGATCGCAGTGTTTCTGCAGTGGTCGACTTGGCCGCTACGCATCGCAATGCTTGGTGTGACGCTGACAAACATCGAAGCGATGCTGATCACGGCGACATTAAAACAGCCCGAATCGGATATCCGATCATTCCGGCAGGCGCGAAGGCAACGCCATCGCCTCACACCCTAA
- a CDS encoding phosphatidate cytidylyltransferase, which produces MSISVPPNVQFAAMIAVSALLVGTCIRMATMHGQSPEVAQSRLGSLKSWWIVSLVVIVSAVLGPLAMVTVAGGLSVLALREFVALPLQPAIPRSVTLATYGLILVSYAAVAWQWVSFFVIAVPLLSIAVPAFVLIVSGHVDAYLRHVGRVAFIVMVTTYAVGHIALLVTLPPSSNPESGPAGLFLFVIAITEINDIAQAIVGRRLGRRKLTPVSPKKTWEGFLGGMVITSLIAMLLGAWLTALTPLQCIAAGMLLSIAGQLGDLNMSAVKREIGVKDSGTLLPGQGGILDRIDSLTFTAPLFYYYFQWVNR; this is translated from the coding sequence ATGTCCATTTCTGTCCCTCCGAACGTGCAATTTGCTGCGATGATCGCAGTTTCGGCTCTGTTGGTGGGGACATGCATCCGTATGGCGACGATGCATGGACAATCACCCGAGGTCGCACAGTCGCGTCTTGGTAGTTTGAAAAGCTGGTGGATCGTTTCCCTTGTCGTGATCGTGTCCGCGGTTTTAGGGCCGCTTGCGATGGTCACAGTGGCGGGGGGCCTTAGTGTTCTGGCATTGCGTGAATTTGTCGCCCTGCCGTTACAGCCGGCGATCCCGCGTTCGGTGACGCTTGCGACGTATGGATTGATCTTGGTCAGCTACGCTGCGGTGGCGTGGCAATGGGTATCGTTCTTTGTGATTGCAGTGCCACTGCTGTCCATCGCCGTTCCCGCGTTTGTGTTGATTGTCTCGGGACATGTCGATGCGTATCTTCGGCATGTCGGGCGGGTCGCCTTTATCGTGATGGTGACAACGTATGCGGTTGGGCACATTGCATTGTTGGTGACATTGCCCCCGTCGAGCAATCCCGAGTCAGGGCCTGCGGGGTTGTTTCTATTTGTGATTGCCATCACCGAAATCAACGACATTGCCCAGGCCATTGTTGGGCGTCGATTGGGACGTCGGAAATTAACCCCCGTCTCCCCAAAGAAGACTTGGGAGGGCTTTTTAGGTGGCATGGTCATCACCTCGCTCATCGCGATGTTGCTGGGCGCGTGGTTGACCGCGCTGACACCACTGCAATGCATTGCCGCCGGAATGCTGCTGTCGATCGCCGGGCAGCTTGGCGATTTGAACATGTCGGCGGTGAAACGGGAGATTGGCGTTAAGGACAGCGGAACCCTTTTGCCGGGACAGGGCGGAATTCTCGACAGAATTGACAGCTTGACGTTCACAGCACCGCTCTTCTACTACTATTTTCAATGGGTGAATCGATGA